The following are from one region of the Pseudomonas lalucatii genome:
- the glpE gene encoding thiosulfate sulfurtransferase GlpE, with amino-acid sequence MSEFKRISPQQAHELRAQGAVVVDIRDPQSFALAHISGSQHLDNYSLADFIARADLDAPLIVTCYHGNSSQSAAAYLVGQGFTEVYSLDGGFELWRGSYPADVTPGSAE; translated from the coding sequence ATGAGCGAGTTCAAGCGCATCTCCCCCCAACAGGCGCACGAGCTGCGCGCACAGGGCGCAGTGGTGGTCGACATCCGCGACCCGCAGAGCTTCGCCCTCGCCCACATCAGCGGTTCGCAGCATCTGGACAACTACTCCCTGGCCGACTTCATCGCCCGCGCCGACCTCGACGCCCCGCTGATCGTCACCTGCTACCACGGCAACTCCAGCCAGAGCGCCGCCGCCTATCTGGTCGGCCAGGGCTTCACCGAGGTCTATAGCCTGGATGGCGGCTTCGAGCTGTGGCGCGGCAGCTACCCCGCCGACGTCACTCCGGGCTCGGCCGAGTAA
- a CDS encoding PrkA family serine protein kinase, translating to MSIFSHFQQRFEATRQEEYSLQEYLELCKQDRSAYATAAERMLMAIGEPELIDTSSNSRLSRIFSNKMIRRYPAFADFHGMEECIDQIVAFFRHSAQGLEEKKQILYLLGPVGGGKSSLAEKLKQLMERVPFYAIKGSPVFESPLGLFNAAEDATILEEDFGIPRRYLSTAMSPWATKRLSELGGDISQFRVVKLYPSILNQIAIAKTEPGDENNQDISALVGKVDIRKLEEFPQNDADAYSYSGALCRANQGLMEFVEMFKAPIKVLHPLLTATQEGNYNSTEGLGGLPFSGILLAHSNESEWHSFRNNKNNEAFIDRIYIVKVPYCLRVTDEIKIYDKLLANSSLAHAHCAPDTLKMLAQFSVLSRLKEPENSNIYSKMRVYDGENLKDTDPKAKSIQEYRDNAGVDEGMNGLSTRFAFKILSKVFNFDSHEVAANPVHLLYVLEQQIEQEQFPAEVRERYLRFIKEYLAPRYIEFIGKEIQTAYLESYSEYGQNIFDRYVLYADFWIQDQEYRDPETGEILNRVALNEELEKIEKPAGISNPKDFRNEIVNFVLRARANNNGKNPTWLSYEKLRVVIEKKMFSNTEDLLPVISFNAKASKEDQQKHNDFVKRMVERGYTDKQVRLLSEWYLRVRKSQ from the coding sequence ATGAGTATTTTCAGCCACTTCCAACAACGCTTCGAAGCGACTCGCCAGGAGGAATACAGCCTCCAGGAGTATCTCGAGCTGTGCAAACAGGATCGCAGCGCCTACGCCACGGCAGCCGAGCGCATGCTCATGGCCATCGGCGAGCCTGAGCTGATCGATACCTCGAGCAACTCTAGACTGTCGCGTATCTTCTCCAACAAGATGATCCGCCGCTACCCGGCCTTTGCCGACTTCCACGGCATGGAAGAGTGCATCGACCAGATCGTCGCCTTCTTCCGCCATTCCGCCCAGGGCCTGGAAGAGAAGAAGCAGATCCTCTACCTGCTGGGGCCGGTCGGCGGCGGCAAGTCGTCCCTGGCGGAAAAGCTCAAGCAGCTGATGGAGAGAGTGCCCTTCTACGCCATCAAGGGCTCGCCGGTGTTCGAGTCGCCCCTCGGCCTGTTCAATGCCGCCGAAGACGCCACCATCCTCGAAGAAGACTTCGGCATCCCCCGGCGTTACCTGTCCACCGCGATGTCGCCCTGGGCGACCAAGCGCCTGTCCGAACTCGGTGGCGACATCAGCCAGTTCCGCGTGGTCAAGCTGTACCCCTCGATCCTCAACCAGATTGCCATCGCCAAGACCGAGCCGGGCGACGAGAACAACCAGGACATCTCCGCCCTGGTCGGCAAGGTGGATATCCGCAAGCTGGAGGAATTCCCGCAGAACGACGCCGACGCCTACAGCTATTCCGGCGCCCTGTGCCGCGCCAACCAGGGCCTGATGGAATTCGTCGAGATGTTCAAGGCACCGATCAAGGTGCTGCACCCGCTGCTGACCGCCACCCAGGAGGGCAACTACAACAGCACCGAAGGCCTCGGCGGCCTGCCGTTCAGCGGCATCCTGCTGGCCCACTCGAACGAATCCGAGTGGCACAGCTTCCGCAACAACAAGAACAACGAGGCGTTCATCGACCGCATCTACATCGTCAAGGTGCCCTACTGCCTGCGCGTCACCGACGAGATCAAGATCTACGACAAGCTCCTGGCCAACAGCTCCCTCGCCCATGCCCACTGCGCCCCCGATACCCTGAAGATGCTGGCGCAGTTCTCCGTGCTGTCGCGGCTGAAGGAGCCGGAGAACTCCAATATCTACTCGAAGATGCGCGTCTATGACGGCGAGAACCTCAAGGACACCGATCCCAAGGCCAAGTCGATCCAGGAGTATCGCGACAACGCCGGGGTCGACGAGGGCATGAACGGCCTGTCGACCCGCTTCGCCTTCAAGATCCTGTCCAAGGTGTTCAACTTCGACTCCCACGAGGTCGCGGCCAACCCGGTGCACCTGCTCTATGTGCTGGAGCAGCAGATCGAGCAGGAGCAGTTCCCGGCCGAGGTCCGCGAGCGCTACCTGCGCTTCATCAAGGAGTACCTGGCACCGCGTTACATCGAGTTCATCGGCAAGGAGATCCAGACCGCCTACCTCGAGTCCTACAGCGAGTACGGGCAGAACATCTTCGACCGCTACGTGCTGTACGCCGACTTCTGGATTCAGGACCAGGAATACCGCGACCCGGAAACCGGCGAGATCCTCAACCGCGTGGCGCTCAACGAGGAACTGGAGAAGATCGAGAAGCCGGCCGGCATCAGCAACCCGAAAGACTTCCGCAACGAGATCGTCAACTTCGTGCTGCGCGCCCGCGCCAACAACAACGGCAAGAACCCGACCTGGCTCAGCTACGAGAAGCTGCGCGTGGTAATCGAGAAGAAGATGTTCTCCAACACCGAAGACCTCTTGCCGGTCATCAGCTTCAACGCCAAGGCGAGCAAGGAGGACCAACAGAAGCACAACGACTTCGTCAAGCGCATGGTCGAGCGCGGCTATACCGACAAACAGGTACGGCTGCTCTCCGAATGGTATCTGCGGGTGCGCAAATCGCAGTAA
- a CDS encoding YeaH/YhbH family protein, with protein sequence MSYVIDRRLSGKNKSTVNRQRFLRRYREHIKKAVEEAVSRRSITDMEHGEQISIPGRDIDEPVLHHGSGGRRTIVHPGNKEFIAGEHIPRPPGGGGGKGGGKASNTGEGMDEFVFQITQEEFLDFMFEDLELPNLVKRHLTGADTFKTVRAGISNVGNPSRINIVRTLRSAHARRIALSGSSRSRLREALAELERLKREEPDNLGDIQAMETEIGRLRAHIARLPFLDTFDLKYNLLVKQPNPSSKAVMFCLMDVSGSMTQATKDVAKRFFILLYLFLKRSYDKIDVVFIRHHTSAKEVDEEEFFYSRETGGTIVSSALKLMQEIMAERYPINEWNIYGAQASDGDNWNDDSPICRDILMKQIMPFVQYFTYVEITPREHQALWFEYEQVCESFEDTFAQQQLVSAADIYPVFRELFQRRLVT encoded by the coding sequence ATGAGCTATGTGATCGACCGGCGCCTGAGCGGCAAGAACAAGAGCACGGTTAACCGCCAGCGTTTCTTGCGGCGCTACCGTGAGCACATCAAGAAGGCGGTGGAGGAGGCAGTCAGCCGGCGCTCCATCACCGACATGGAACACGGCGAACAGATCAGCATTCCCGGCCGCGACATCGACGAGCCCGTACTGCACCACGGCAGCGGCGGACGGCGCACCATCGTCCATCCCGGCAACAAGGAGTTCATCGCCGGCGAACACATCCCCCGCCCGCCAGGCGGCGGCGGTGGCAAGGGCGGCGGCAAGGCCAGCAACACCGGCGAAGGCATGGATGAGTTCGTCTTCCAGATCACCCAGGAAGAGTTCCTCGACTTCATGTTCGAGGACCTGGAGCTGCCCAATCTGGTCAAACGCCACCTGACCGGCGCCGACACCTTCAAGACGGTGCGCGCCGGCATCAGCAACGTCGGCAACCCTTCGCGCATCAATATCGTCCGCACCCTGCGCTCGGCCCATGCGCGGCGCATCGCCCTGTCCGGCAGCAGCCGCAGCAGATTGCGCGAAGCGCTGGCCGAACTGGAACGCCTGAAGCGCGAGGAGCCCGACAACCTGGGCGACATCCAGGCCATGGAGACGGAAATCGGCCGGCTGCGCGCGCACATCGCCCGCCTGCCCTTCCTCGACACCTTCGACCTCAAGTACAACCTGCTGGTCAAGCAGCCCAATCCCAGTTCCAAGGCGGTGATGTTCTGCCTGATGGACGTCTCCGGCTCCATGACCCAAGCGACCAAGGACGTCGCCAAGCGTTTCTTCATCCTGCTCTACCTGTTCCTCAAGCGCAGCTACGACAAGATCGATGTGGTGTTCATCCGCCACCACACCAGCGCCAAGGAGGTCGACGAGGAGGAGTTCTTCTATTCCCGCGAGACCGGCGGCACCATCGTCTCCAGTGCGCTCAAGCTGATGCAGGAGATCATGGCCGAGCGCTACCCGATCAACGAGTGGAACATCTACGGCGCCCAGGCGTCGGATGGCGACAACTGGAATGACGATTCGCCGATCTGTCGCGATATCCTGATGAAGCAGATCATGCCGTTCGTGCAGTACTTCACCTACGTCGAGATCACCCCGCGCGAACACCAGGCGTTATGGTTCGAGTACGAGCAGGTCTGCGAAAGCTTCGAGGATACCTTCGCCCAGCAGCAGTTGGTTTCGGCGGCGGATATCTACCCGGTGTTCCGCGAACTGTTCCAGCGGAGGCTCGTGACATGA
- a CDS encoding SpoVR family protein: protein MTPYDDAARGGAKRREPLATGSEWTFELIRAFDREIGRLAERYALDTYPNQIEVITAEQMMDAYASVGMPLGYHHWSYGKHFLSTEKNYKRGQMGLAYEIVINSDPCIAYLMEENTLCMQALVIAHACYGHNSFFKGNYLFRTWTDASSIIDYLVFAKQYITQCEERHGIDAVEDLLDSCHALMNYGVDRYKRPYPISAEEERRRQKEREEHLQKQINDLWRTIPKGASKDSEQDSKRFPAEPQENILYFLEKHAPLLEPWQREVIRIVRKIAQYFYPQRQTQVMNEGWASFWHYTLMNDLYDEGLITEGFILEFLQSHTSVIYQPPFDSPYYSGINPYTLGFAMYRDIRRICEEPTEEDRRWFPDIAGSDWLSTLKFAMRSFKDESFILQYLSPKVIRDLKLFSVLDDDQKDELVVPAIHDEAGYRIIRETLAAQYNLGNREPNVQIWSIDRRGDRSLTLRHQQHDRKPLGSSTEEVMKHLHRLWGFDIHMETFQGDQLIETHHVPPKGETEQEGDYPRLDLVIPPI from the coding sequence ATGACCCCTTATGACGATGCAGCCCGCGGCGGCGCGAAGCGGCGCGAGCCGCTCGCCACCGGCTCGGAGTGGACCTTCGAGCTGATTCGCGCCTTCGACCGCGAGATCGGCCGCCTGGCCGAGCGCTACGCGCTGGACACCTACCCCAACCAGATCGAAGTGATCACCGCCGAACAGATGATGGACGCCTATGCCTCGGTAGGCATGCCGTTGGGCTACCACCACTGGTCCTATGGCAAACATTTCCTCAGCACCGAGAAGAACTACAAGCGCGGCCAGATGGGCCTGGCATACGAGATCGTGATCAACTCCGACCCCTGCATCGCCTACCTGATGGAAGAGAACACCCTGTGCATGCAGGCGCTGGTGATCGCCCATGCCTGCTACGGGCACAACAGCTTCTTCAAGGGCAACTACCTGTTCCGCACCTGGACCGACGCCAGCTCGATCATCGACTACCTGGTGTTCGCCAAGCAGTACATCACTCAGTGCGAGGAGCGCCACGGCATCGACGCGGTGGAGGACCTGCTCGACTCCTGCCATGCCCTGATGAACTACGGAGTCGACCGCTACAAGCGCCCCTACCCGATCTCCGCCGAAGAGGAGCGCCGCCGCCAGAAGGAGCGCGAAGAGCACCTGCAGAAGCAGATCAACGACCTCTGGCGCACCATTCCCAAGGGGGCCAGCAAGGACAGCGAACAGGACAGCAAGCGCTTCCCCGCCGAGCCCCAGGAAAACATCCTGTACTTCCTGGAGAAACACGCGCCGCTGCTCGAGCCCTGGCAGCGCGAGGTGATCCGCATCGTGCGCAAGATCGCCCAGTACTTCTACCCGCAGCGCCAAACCCAGGTGATGAACGAGGGCTGGGCCAGCTTCTGGCACTACACCCTGATGAACGACCTGTACGACGAAGGCCTGATCACCGAAGGCTTCATTCTCGAGTTCCTGCAGTCGCACACCAGCGTGATCTACCAGCCCCCCTTCGACAGCCCGTACTACAGCGGCATCAACCCCTACACCCTGGGCTTCGCCATGTACCGCGACATCCGCCGCATCTGCGAGGAGCCCACCGAGGAGGACCGCCGCTGGTTCCCCGATATCGCCGGCAGCGACTGGCTCAGCACCCTGAAGTTCGCCATGCGCAGTTTCAAGGACGAGAGCTTCATCCTGCAGTACCTGTCGCCCAAGGTGATTCGCGACCTCAAGCTGTTCAGCGTCCTCGACGACGACCAGAAGGACGAGCTGGTGGTGCCGGCCATCCACGACGAGGCGGGCTACCGCATCATCCGCGAGACCCTGGCGGCGCAGTACAACCTGGGCAATCGCGAGCCCAACGTGCAGATCTGGAGCATCGACCGCCGGGGCGACCGCTCGCTGACCCTGCGCCATCAGCAGCACGACCGCAAGCCCCTGGGCAGCTCCACCGAAGAAGTGATGAAGCACCTGCATCGCCTGTGGGGCTTCGATATCCACATGGAGACCTTCCAGGGCGACCAGCTGATCGAGACCCACCATGTGCCGCCCAAGGGCGAGACCGAGCAGGAGGGCGACTACCCCCGCCTCGACCTGGTCATTCCGCCGATCTGA
- a CDS encoding multifunctional CCA addition/repair protein, with amino-acid sequence MQIYKVGGAVRDRLLGRAVEETDWVVVGATAEQLLAQGFRPVGADFPVFLHPTTGEEYALARTERKSGRGYGGFTFYASPDVTLEDDLIRRDLTVNAMAEDDQGQIIDPYGGRRDLAAGILRHVSPAFAEDPLRVLRVARFAARYAADGFRVAAETLALMRQLSESGELAALTPERSWKEISRALLEPRPDVFVQVLRDCGALQALLPEVDRLFGVPQPAAHHPEIDTGRHVLDVLRQCAEHRQPLTVRWACLLHDVGKGLTPPADWPRHIAHEQRGLPAIRAINQRCKAPKDCQELALLVGEFHSHGHRALELKATTLLELLQSFDVYRRPQRFAEFIAACEMDARGRSGLERRAYPQADYLRGAMQAACAVAVQPLLEQGFKGPELGAALKRERLQALKAYREHHGN; translated from the coding sequence ATGCAGATATACAAGGTAGGTGGTGCGGTACGCGACCGCCTGTTGGGGCGGGCGGTCGAGGAGACCGACTGGGTGGTGGTCGGCGCGACCGCCGAACAGCTGCTGGCCCAGGGCTTTCGCCCGGTGGGCGCAGACTTCCCGGTGTTCCTGCACCCCACCACCGGCGAGGAGTACGCCCTGGCCCGTACCGAACGCAAGAGCGGCCGCGGCTACGGCGGTTTCACCTTCTACGCCAGCCCGGATGTCACCCTCGAAGACGACCTGATCCGCCGCGACCTGACGGTCAACGCCATGGCCGAAGACGACCAGGGGCAGATCATCGACCCCTACGGCGGCCGGCGCGACCTCGCGGCCGGCATTCTGCGCCATGTCTCCCCCGCCTTCGCCGAGGATCCGCTGCGGGTCCTGCGAGTCGCCCGCTTCGCCGCGCGCTACGCCGCCGACGGCTTCCGCGTGGCGGCCGAGACCCTGGCGCTGATGCGCCAACTCAGCGAGTCCGGCGAGCTGGCCGCCCTCACCCCCGAGCGCAGCTGGAAGGAGATTTCCCGCGCCCTGCTCGAACCGCGTCCCGACGTATTCGTTCAGGTGCTGCGTGACTGCGGCGCGCTCCAGGCCCTGCTGCCGGAGGTCGACCGGCTGTTCGGCGTCCCCCAGCCTGCCGCCCACCATCCTGAGATCGACACCGGCCGGCACGTCCTCGACGTTCTCCGCCAATGCGCCGAGCACCGGCAGCCGCTGACGGTGCGCTGGGCCTGCCTGCTGCATGACGTCGGCAAGGGCTTGACCCCGCCCGCGGACTGGCCACGGCATATCGCCCACGAACAGCGAGGCCTGCCGGCCATCCGCGCGATCAACCAGCGCTGCAAGGCGCCGAAAGACTGCCAGGAGCTGGCCCTGCTGGTGGGCGAATTCCACAGCCACGGCCATCGTGCCCTGGAGCTCAAGGCCACGACCCTGCTGGAACTGCTGCAAAGCTTCGACGTCTACCGCCGCCCACAACGCTTCGCGGAATTCATCGCCGCCTGCGAAATGGACGCCCGCGGCCGCAGCGGCCTGGAACGGCGCGCCTACCCGCAGGCCGATTACCTGCGCGGCGCCATGCAGGCAGCCTGCGCGGTCGCCGTGCAGCCACTACTGGAGCAGGGGTTCAAGGGGCCGGAACTGGGCGCGGCACTGAAACGCGAACGCCTGCAGGCACTCAAGGCCTACAGGGAGCACCACGGGAACTAA
- the folK gene encoding 2-amino-4-hydroxy-6-hydroxymethyldihydropteridine diphosphokinase: MSLTPVFLGLGSNIEREAHLRAGLDALAGLLSDMRCSPVFESRAVGIKSGPFFNLVVAGYSPLPLGELDRRLKFIEADNGRYAPERKGLPLDIDVLLYGDRVGNFDGLVLPRAEILKNAFVLWPLALLAPEGVHPGAQRRFAELWQAARIEQQLWPVPFQWRDRELTPAALLQAFPPAGLG, translated from the coding sequence ATGTCGCTGACTCCGGTTTTCCTCGGCCTCGGTAGCAATATCGAGCGCGAGGCGCACCTGCGTGCGGGGCTCGACGCGCTGGCCGGCCTGCTGAGCGACATGCGCTGCTCGCCGGTGTTCGAGAGCCGTGCGGTGGGGATCAAGAGCGGCCCCTTCTTCAATCTGGTGGTGGCCGGCTATAGCCCGTTGCCGCTGGGGGAGCTGGATCGGCGCTTGAAGTTCATCGAGGCGGACAACGGTCGTTACGCGCCGGAGCGCAAGGGGCTGCCGCTGGACATCGATGTGCTGCTGTACGGCGACCGGGTCGGCAACTTCGACGGCCTGGTGCTGCCGCGTGCGGAGATTCTCAAGAACGCCTTCGTGCTCTGGCCGCTGGCGCTGCTGGCGCCGGAAGGGGTGCATCCGGGGGCGCAACGTCGCTTCGCCGAGCTGTGGCAGGCGGCGCGGATCGAGCAGCAGTTGTGGCCCGTGCCGTTTCAGTGGCGGGACCGGGAGCTGACGCCTGCGGCACTGCTTCAGGCCTTCCCGCCGGCCGGCCTGGGTTAG
- the folB gene encoding dihydroneopterin aldolase, whose translation MDIVFIEGLEVDTVIGAYDWERTIRQCLRLDLYLGWDNRPAAAGDDLNEALDYAAVAARVQAYVGESQFILVETLAERLAELLMAEFQIPWLRLKLTKPGAVPAAAGGVGVEIERGCR comes from the coding sequence TTGGACATAGTGTTTATCGAGGGGCTGGAAGTCGATACGGTGATCGGCGCCTATGACTGGGAGCGCACCATTCGCCAGTGCCTGCGCCTGGATCTGTACCTGGGCTGGGACAACCGCCCGGCGGCGGCTGGCGATGATCTGAACGAGGCGCTGGACTATGCCGCCGTGGCCGCGCGGGTCCAGGCCTATGTCGGCGAGTCGCAATTCATCCTGGTGGAGACCCTGGCCGAGCGGCTGGCCGAGTTGCTGATGGCCGAGTTCCAGATTCCCTGGCTGCGCCTCAAGCTGACCAAGCCTGGCGCGGTGCCCGCTGCGGCGGGCGGCGTCGGCGTGGAGATCGAGCGCGGATGTCGCTGA
- the plsY gene encoding glycerol-3-phosphate 1-O-acyltransferase PlsY → MFWLLAVFAYLLGSLSFAILLSRVAGGPDPRASGSGNPGATNMLRLAGKRLAGLTLLGDLLKGLLPVLVAKLFGLSLQQQAWVGLAAVIGHLYPLYFRFSGGKGVATSAGMLLGLYPPAALLALTAWLLTFILTRTSSLAALIATPLTLPLLAWQQPAALLPVSVLTGLVVWRHRGNLRDLFAGRERHF, encoded by the coding sequence ATGTTTTGGCTGCTGGCGGTCTTCGCCTACCTGCTGGGCTCGCTGTCCTTCGCCATCCTGCTCAGCCGCGTGGCCGGCGGACCGGATCCTCGCGCCAGCGGCTCGGGCAACCCCGGCGCCACCAACATGTTGCGCCTGGCCGGAAAGCGCCTGGCCGGACTGACCCTGCTGGGCGACCTGCTCAAGGGCCTGCTGCCCGTGCTGGTCGCCAAGCTGTTCGGCCTGAGCCTGCAGCAACAGGCCTGGGTCGGCCTCGCGGCAGTGATCGGCCACCTCTATCCCCTGTACTTCCGCTTCAGTGGCGGCAAGGGCGTGGCCACCTCCGCCGGCATGCTGCTGGGGCTCTACCCCCCTGCCGCCCTCCTGGCGCTGACCGCCTGGCTGCTGACCTTTATCCTGACCCGCACCAGTTCGTTGGCGGCGCTCATCGCCACCCCCCTGACCCTGCCGCTGCTGGCCTGGCAGCAACCGGCAGCACTGCTGCCGGTAAGCGTGCTGACCGGGCTGGTCGTCTGGCGCCATCGCGGCAATCTACGCGACCTGTTCGCCGGACGCGAACGGCACTTCTGA
- the tsaD gene encoding tRNA (adenosine(37)-N6)-threonylcarbamoyltransferase complex transferase subunit TsaD, producing MLVLGLETSCDETGVALYHSERGLLADALFSQIDLHRIYGGVVPELASRDHVKRMLPLIREVLAEAQCTPGEIDAIAYTAGPGLVGALLVGASCAQALAFAWGVPALGVHHMEGHLLAPMLEAQPPSFPFVALLVSGGHTQLVRVDGIGQYQLLGESLDDAAGEAFDKTAKLMGLRYPGGPEIARLAVQGSPGRFVFPRPMTDRPGLDFSFSGLKTFTLNTWQQCREAGDDSEQTRCDIALAFQQAVVDTLAIKCRRALKQTGLNSLVIAGGVSANKALRESLEAMLAGLKGQVFYARPAFCTDNGAMIAYAGCQRLKAGQREGLSIAVQARWPMERLPPL from the coding sequence ATGCTGGTACTGGGATTGGAAACTTCCTGCGACGAGACCGGTGTCGCGCTCTACCACAGCGAGCGCGGCCTGTTGGCGGACGCGCTGTTCAGCCAGATCGACCTGCACCGCATCTATGGCGGGGTGGTGCCCGAGCTGGCCTCGCGCGATCACGTCAAGCGCATGCTGCCGCTGATTCGCGAAGTACTGGCCGAGGCGCAGTGTACGCCCGGCGAGATCGACGCGATAGCCTATACCGCCGGCCCCGGCCTGGTCGGCGCGCTGCTGGTCGGCGCCTCCTGCGCCCAGGCCCTGGCGTTCGCCTGGGGGGTTCCCGCGCTCGGTGTGCACCATATGGAGGGCCACCTGCTGGCGCCGATGCTGGAGGCGCAGCCGCCGAGCTTTCCCTTCGTCGCCTTGCTGGTGTCCGGTGGCCATACCCAGCTGGTGCGCGTCGACGGCATCGGCCAGTACCAGTTGCTGGGCGAGTCGCTCGACGACGCGGCCGGCGAAGCCTTCGACAAGACGGCCAAGCTGATGGGCTTGCGCTACCCGGGCGGGCCGGAGATCGCCCGCCTGGCCGTGCAGGGCTCGCCCGGCCGCTTCGTGTTTCCCCGGCCCATGACCGACCGGCCGGGCCTGGACTTCAGCTTCAGCGGCCTCAAGACCTTTACCCTGAATACCTGGCAGCAGTGCCGCGAGGCGGGCGACGACAGCGAGCAGACCCGCTGCGACATCGCCCTGGCGTTCCAGCAGGCGGTGGTCGACACCCTCGCCATCAAGTGCCGCCGGGCGCTCAAGCAGACTGGCTTGAACAGCCTGGTGATCGCCGGCGGCGTCAGTGCCAACAAGGCCTTGCGTGAATCCCTGGAGGCGATGCTGGCCGGGCTGAAGGGGCAGGTGTTCTATGCGCGCCCGGCCTTCTGCACCGACAATGGTGCGATGATCGCCTACGCCGGCTGCCAGCGGCTCAAGGCCGGGCAGCGTGAGGGGCTGAGCATCGCGGTGCAGGCACGCTGGCCGATGGAGCGCTTGCCGCCACTGTAG
- the rpsU gene encoding 30S ribosomal protein S21 — MPAVKVKENEPFDVALRRFKRSCEKAGILAEVRSREFYEKPTAERKRKAAAAVKRHAKKVQREQRRSVRLY; from the coding sequence ATGCCAGCCGTCAAAGTTAAAGAGAACGAACCCTTCGACGTAGCTCTGCGTCGTTTCAAGCGCTCCTGCGAAAAAGCCGGCATTCTGGCCGAAGTTCGTAGCCGCGAATTCTACGAAAAGCCGACCGCCGAGCGTAAGCGCAAGGCCGCTGCCGCCGTCAAGCGTCACGCCAAGAAAGTGCAGCGCGAGCAGCGCCGCAGCGTGCGCCTGTACTAA